A single window of Sphaerodactylus townsendi isolate TG3544 linkage group LG03, MPM_Stown_v2.3, whole genome shotgun sequence DNA harbors:
- the LOC125428883 gene encoding LOW QUALITY PROTEIN: zinc finger protein 420-like (The sequence of the model RefSeq protein was modified relative to this genomic sequence to represent the inferred CDS: deleted 2 bases in 1 codon): MELRRGSFVFGSPQLEEDSGFCMSTEERSTVSFEDVTMFFTEEEWGLLDPGQRKLFWEVTEENFENVASLVAGNYISLNVLRAPEKSTLPFLGVYGVVFQPAREGNLWNMQFHGASLLSHFPWLEGEFGSCTSAKKSLSVSFEEVATFFTGEEWAVLEPSQRKLFWEVMKENYETLASLVADVREMGNENESERIVEKDEDLQSEVNSQYQVNRSEQAVPKQEYRRRREIKDKQRQEWVGCQSGKKPEVSTQKRKNRWLNSRVNHKWFSYTFSGQTHLTITTCWTCGKGFRCSSEVKMHEKVHSGEKSYECLQCEKFLTFSSSLRAHEKIHTREKPYKCLECGKCFSQNCDLTKHQKSHTGVKPYKCLECGKCFSQNSHRTTHQKIHTGEKPYKCSECGKCFSQNSELTKHRRIHTGEKPYKCKKCGKCFSQIGTLSAHQRTHSGEKPYKCLECGKCFSQNCDLTAHKRIHTGEKPYKCLECGKCFSKNCNLSTHKKVHTGEKPYKCLECGKCFSQNCDLTTHQWIHTGEKPYKCMECGKCFSKNGNLNTHKKVHTGEKSYKCLECGKCFSQNCDLTAHQRIHTGEKPYKCLACGKCFSWNSYLTKHQKVHTGEKPYKCSQCRKCFSRCDSLTAHNKVHSGEKPYKCLECGKCFYRNRDLTKHHNVHTGEKPYKCLECGKCFSLNGTLRRHQKVHTGEKPYKCLECGKCFSCSGDLTKHQKVHIGEKPYKCLECGKCFSRNDHLTAHQKVHTGEKPYKCLECGKCFSLNGTLRGHQKVHTGEKSYKCSVCGKYFLKNSGLTAHQRIHTGEKPYKCLECGKCFSLNDTLRRHKKVHTGEKPYKCLECGKCFSLNDTLKKHKKIHTGEKPYKCFECGKCFSENSSLAAHQMIHTGEKPFECLEWCGKCFSWNGGLSRHQRVHTGETPYKCLECGKFFSKNSNLTVHQKIHTGEKPYKCECGKCFSQIGTLSAHRKVHTGEKPYQCLECGKCFSKNSNLTAHQKIHTGEKPYKCLECEKCLSQNEKLTSHEKVHTGEMPFKCLERGKWFSKNSNLTAHQKIHAREKPSKCLECGKCFSLNGTLNRHQKVHLGEEPYKSLERGKCLSKKSTLTALQRAPTTEKPYQCFDCGKCFSLSGCLARHQKVHTGEKPYKCLECGKCFSQNGNLSAHKKIHTGEKPYKCFECGKCFSQNKKLTKYQKVHTGETI, from the exons atggagcttCGGAGGGGCTCTTTTGTTTTTGGTTCTCCCCAGCTGGAGGAAGACTCTGGCTTTTGCATGTCtacagaagag AGATCCACAGTGTCCTTTGAGGATGTAACCATGTTTTTCACAGAGGAGGAATGGGGTCTGCTGGATCCAGGCCAAAGAAAACTCTTCTGGGAAGTTACGGAGGAGAATTTTGAgaatgtggcctctctgg TtgcagggaactacatttccctgaATGTCTTACGAGCACCAGAGAAGTCAACTCTGCCTTTCCTAggtgtttatggagtggtttttCAACCAGCAAGAGAAGGAAATTTATGGAATATGCAGTTCCACGGAGCCTCTCTTCTCTCTCATTTCCCCTGGCTGGAGGGAGAATTTGGCTCTTGCACCTCTGCTAAAAAG AGTTTGTCAGTATCCTTTGAAGAGGTAGCCACGTTCTTCACGGGGGAGGAATGGGCTGTGCTGGAGCCAAGCCAAAGAAAACTCTTCTGGGAAGTGATGAAGGAAAATTACGAGACcttggcctctctgg TTGCAGATGTGAGGGAGATGGGGAATGAGAATGAATCAGAAAGAATTGTGGAAAAAGATGAGGACCTGCAGTCAGAAGTGAATTCTCAGTACCAAGTGAACAGAAGTGAACAAGCAGTACCAAAGCAAGAGTacagaaggagaagggaaataaaaGATAAACAGAGGCAGGAATGGGTTGGCTGTCAGAGCGGAAAAAAGCCTGAGGTCTCAACTCAAAAGAGGAAAAATAGATGGCTTAACAGTCGTGTGAATCATAAATGGTTCAGCTACACATTCAGTGGTCAAACACATCTGACCATTACAACATGTTGGACATGTGGAAAGGGCTTCCGCTGCAGTAGTGAAGTAAAAATGCATGAAAAGGTTCACTCAGGGGAGAAATCATATGAATGCTTGCAATGTGAAAAGTTCCTCACTTTCAGCAGCTCCCTTAGGGCACATGAAAAGATTCATACAAGGGAGAAgccatacaaatgcttggagtgtggaaagtgcttctctcagaattGTGACCTAACTAAACATCAAAAGAGTCACACAGGTgtgaaaccatataaatgcttggagtgtggaaagtgcttctctcagaatagCCATCGAACTACACACCAaaagattcacacaggggagaaaccatataaatgctctgaatgtggaaagtgcttctctcagaatagCGAGCTAACTAAACATcgaaggattcacacaggggagaagccgtataaatgcaagaagtgtggaaagtgcttctctcagatTGGAACCCTAAGTGCACATCAAAGGACTCactcaggggagaaaccatataaatgcttggagtgtggaaagtgcttctctcagaactGTGACCTAACTGCAcataaaagaattcacacaggtgagaagccatataaatgcttagagtgtggaaagtgcttctctaaGAATTGCAACCTGAGTACACATaaaaaggttcacacaggggagaaaccatataaatgcctggagtgtggaaagtgcttctctcagaattGTGACCTTACTACACATCAATGGATTCACACAggtgagaagccatataaatgcatggagtgtggaaagtgcttctctaaGAATGGCAACCTGAATACACATAAAAAggttcatacaggggagaaatcatataaatgtttggagtgtggaaagtgcttctcacAGAATTGTGACCTAACagcacatcaaagaattcacacaggggagaagccatataaatgcttggcgtgtggaaagtgcttcagtTGGAATAGTTATTTAACTAAACATCagaaggttcacacaggggagaagccctaTAAATGCTCTCAGTGTAGAAAGTGCTTCTCTCGGTGTGACAGCCTAACTGCACATAACAAAGTTCACTCAGGGGAGAAGCcgtataaatgtttggagtgtggaaagtgcttctatCGGAATAGGGATTTAACTAAACATCACAatgttcacacaggggagaagccatataaatgcttggagtgtggaaaatgtTTCTCTCTGAATGGCACCCTACGTAGACATCagaaggttcacacaggggagaagccatataaatgtttggagtgtggaaagtgcttctcttgcAGCGGTGATTTAACTAAACATCAGAAGGTTCACataggggagaagccatataaatgcttggagtgtggaaaatgctTCTCTCGGAATGACCACCTAACAGCACATCAAaaagttcacacaggggagaagccatataaatgcttggagtgtggaaagtgcttctctctgAATGGCACCCTACGTGGACATCAGAaggttcacacaggagagaagtcATATAAATGCTCGGTGTGTGGAAAGTACTTCTTAAAGAATAGCGGCCTAACTGcacatcaaaggattcacacaggggagaagccatataagtgcttggagtgtggaaagtgttttTCTCTGAATGACACCCTAAGGAGACATAAGAaggttcacacaggagagaagccatataaatgcttggagtgtggaaagtgcttttctCTGAATGACACCCTAAAGAAACATAAGaagattcacacaggagagaagccgtataaatgctttgagtgtggaaagtgcttctcagAGAATAGCAGCCTAGCTGCACATCAaatgattcacacaggggagaaaccatttgaatgtttggagtg gtgtggaaagtgcttttctTGGAATGGTGGCCTAAGCAgacatcaaagggttcacacaggggagacgccgtataaatgtttggagtgtggaaagttcTTTTCTAAGAATAGCAACTTGACTGTTCATCAaaagattcacacaggggagaagccgtataaatgt gagtgtggaaagtgcttctctcagatTGGCACTCTAAGTGCACATCgaaaggttcacacaggggagaagccatatcaatgtttggagtgtggaaagtgcttttctAAGAATAGCAACTTGACTGCTCATCAAAAgattcatacaggggagaagccttataaatgcttggagtgtgaaaAGTGCTTATCTCAGAACGAAAAACTGACTTCACATGAAAAGGTTCACACGGGGGAGATGCCATTTAAATGTCTGGAACGTGGAAAGTGGTTTTCTAAGAATAGCAACCTGACTGCTCATCAAAAGATTCATGCAAGGGAGAAACCAtctaaatgcttggagtgtggaaagtgttttTCGCTTAATGGCACCCTAAATAGACATCAGAAGGTTCATCTGGGGGAGGAGCCATATAAATCATTGGAGCGTGGAAAGTGCTTATCAAAGAAAAGCACCCTAACTGCACTTCAAAGAGCTCCCACAACAGAAAAGCCATATCAATGCTTTGactgtggaaagtgcttctctctcAGTGGGTGCCTAGCTAGACATCAGAAAGTTCACACAggtgagaagccatataaatgcttggagtgtggaaagtgcttctctcagaatggCAACCTGAGTGCACATAAAAAaattcatacaggggagaagccgTATAAATGTTTCGAGTgcggaaagtgcttctctcagaataAGAAGCTAACTAAATATCAGAAAGTTCACacgggagaaaccatataa